From the genome of Thermogutta terrifontis, one region includes:
- a CDS encoding NUDIX domain-containing protein: MVAVVARRSRLLLIRRSDQVSAPGKFCFPGGAIEEGETEEEAVVRELREELGVRVQPVRRVWESCTEWGVHLSWWQSRLADDAPIVPNAAEVSHIGWYTIPEILGLSDLLSSNRQFLQKVLAGDIQLDLEP; this comes from the coding sequence GTGGTCGCTGTGGTTGCCCGACGAAGTCGGCTATTGCTCATCCGCCGTTCGGATCAGGTGTCAGCACCCGGAAAATTTTGTTTCCCCGGCGGGGCCATTGAGGAAGGGGAAACGGAGGAAGAAGCGGTCGTGCGGGAACTTCGGGAGGAACTCGGTGTCCGCGTTCAACCCGTGCGGCGTGTATGGGAGAGTTGCACAGAATGGGGTGTTCACCTAAGCTGGTGGCAGTCACGTCTCGCAGATGATGCCCCAATCGTTCCTAACGCGGCCGAGGTAAGCCACATCGGTTGGTACACGATTCCCGAAATTCTTGGCCTATCCGATTTACTGTCGAGCAATCGCCAGTTCTTGCAAAAGGTTCTTGCCGGAGATATCCAGCTCGATTTGGAACCCTGA